The proteins below are encoded in one region of Bifidobacterium catenulatum DSM 16992 = JCM 1194 = LMG 11043:
- the metK gene encoding methionine adenosyltransferase, with product MAELKLISAESVTEGHPDKVCDQISDAILDDMLAQDPQSHVAVETCATVGQFFVFGEVTSEGYSDIQNIVRSVVRNIGYTSSCVGLDADSCGVTVSLTEQSSEINQGVARLSGEAESQASREQRYEAQGAGDQGVMFGYACDETDALMPLPIYLAHRLAYRLTQVRKNGEVPHLRPDGKTQVTIEYDENDTPVRLDTVLVSTQHDPQVDQAWLKEQLTEHVIRPVLDDVLADRVAHDEYRVLVNPTGSFVLGGPAADAGLTGRKIIVDTYGGAAHHGGGAFSGKDPSKVDRSAAYAARWVAKNIVAAGLAHKVEVQVAYAIGVADPVSINVETYGTENGVTRERIQQAVRKVFDLRPAAIIDELDLKRPIYSKTAAYGHFGRDDADFTWEATNKVDELKAAIEG from the coding sequence ATGGCTGAATTGAAATTGATTTCCGCTGAGTCGGTAACGGAGGGGCATCCAGACAAGGTCTGCGATCAAATTTCCGACGCGATTCTGGATGATATGCTTGCCCAGGATCCGCAGTCTCATGTGGCTGTGGAGACGTGCGCCACCGTCGGCCAGTTCTTCGTTTTCGGAGAGGTGACGAGCGAAGGGTATTCCGACATTCAGAACATCGTGCGTTCCGTGGTGCGTAATATCGGCTATACCAGTTCCTGTGTCGGCCTTGATGCCGATTCCTGCGGCGTGACCGTGTCATTGACCGAGCAGAGCTCCGAAATCAATCAGGGTGTGGCTCGTTTGAGCGGCGAGGCGGAATCGCAGGCATCTCGCGAGCAGCGCTATGAAGCGCAAGGTGCCGGCGATCAGGGCGTAATGTTCGGCTATGCATGCGATGAGACCGATGCGCTGATGCCATTGCCGATTTACTTGGCGCATCGTTTGGCATATCGTCTTACGCAAGTGCGCAAGAATGGCGAAGTACCTCATCTGCGTCCGGATGGCAAGACTCAGGTGACCATCGAATACGATGAGAACGATACTCCCGTTCGTCTCGACACGGTGCTGGTTTCCACTCAGCATGATCCGCAAGTCGATCAGGCGTGGCTTAAGGAGCAGCTGACGGAACATGTGATTCGTCCGGTGCTCGACGATGTGCTTGCCGATCGTGTGGCGCATGATGAATATCGCGTGCTCGTTAATCCGACCGGTTCATTCGTGCTTGGCGGCCCTGCCGCGGATGCCGGTCTGACCGGTCGCAAGATCATCGTCGACACGTATGGTGGTGCGGCGCATCATGGCGGCGGCGCGTTCTCCGGCAAGGATCCGAGCAAGGTGGATCGTTCCGCGGCCTATGCGGCACGTTGGGTGGCCAAGAACATTGTGGCCGCTGGCCTCGCGCATAAGGTTGAAGTGCAGGTGGCGTATGCCATTGGCGTGGCCGACCCGGTGTCCATCAATGTGGAAACGTATGGCACTGAAAATGGCGTGACCCGTGAGCGGATTCAGCAGGCTGTGCGTAAGGTGTTTGACCTTCGACCGGCCGCCATTATCGACGAGCTCGACCTGAAGCGTCCGATCTATTCCAAGACCGCTGCTTACGGTCATTTCGGACGCGACGATGCTGATTTCACCTGGGAGGCCACCAATAAGGTCGACGAGCTGAAAGCCGCCATCGAGGGCTGA
- a CDS encoding primosomal protein N' — protein sequence MSTEDAEQLALDGLAPRKRRKRVSTPKTPAAEHPIAQVVLDIQATHLGQTFDYYVEEKYSEDAQPGVMVRVRFGGQRVNGIVWNRTDTSETPESSLRFIERVVSDRVLVPASMRNDVTLIADAFGGTRANILRLAVPARVARVEQEQRLGNRTNIEKNRRRESLAEVERESYEQLQRQYGNINLLHEALESQRFQSFVFDPLPGADHWRQCAAWMVVLALLQGKPAVLVLPTMREIEDMAETLQAIGLRPFAPTQSSDGAYDGDFAILNAQMAPVERYRAYLATSEGQVRCVIGTRAAMYAPVDGNALFFILDDVCYQDADGMMPYANARGVLRLRAKSHNGVFVAMANARSVQSQWETDAAHVRTTQVSGFSTPIHAFPAVTKEASPWIRWLNRDELARLADATIGARVPHTAVRVLSKALGSGPVLLSIPQDGISEALSCAKCHRQARCSYCTGPLERLLDGSVRCRWCGSATVQWACPACRGERMRVVRVGAAGTAQELSRLFRGVPIVLSTPSQPRGIVSDIGFTPQLVIATPGAEPRVRGRNPSECEYRAVAILDAWTSLYAFGIDAGIDTLTSWMRAVSLCAPRIRGGQALLIGETDPTLAQSLMLWNSTLLAQTELQEREQTALPPVFAAACVWGRRDAVKAMLERIGALGGGDMSTIETAEGVLPSVLGPVPIPQPRTIDSRELEGTADRVKAVVRVPQSRRGELALRLRSASALHVAAREPGELRFQLDPKERI from the coding sequence ATGAGTACTGAGGATGCCGAGCAGCTGGCGCTTGACGGGCTTGCCCCGCGCAAACGGCGCAAACGTGTGTCTACGCCCAAAACGCCGGCTGCCGAGCATCCCATCGCCCAAGTGGTGCTGGACATTCAAGCCACCCATTTGGGGCAAACCTTCGACTATTACGTCGAGGAGAAATATTCCGAAGATGCACAACCCGGCGTAATGGTGCGCGTGCGCTTCGGAGGGCAACGGGTCAACGGCATCGTATGGAACAGAACCGACACCAGCGAAACCCCGGAATCGTCGCTGAGATTCATCGAACGAGTGGTCTCGGATCGTGTGCTGGTACCCGCGTCCATGCGGAATGACGTTACGCTTATCGCGGATGCGTTCGGTGGAACACGAGCCAACATCCTACGTTTGGCGGTGCCTGCGCGAGTGGCGCGAGTGGAACAGGAGCAGCGCCTCGGCAATCGAACGAATATCGAAAAAAACAGACGCAGGGAATCGCTTGCCGAGGTCGAACGGGAATCATACGAACAACTGCAACGGCAATACGGCAATATCAATCTGCTTCACGAAGCGTTGGAATCGCAACGTTTCCAATCGTTCGTGTTCGATCCGCTTCCGGGGGCCGATCATTGGCGGCAGTGCGCGGCATGGATGGTGGTTTTGGCGCTGCTGCAGGGCAAACCGGCGGTGCTGGTGCTGCCGACCATGCGTGAGATCGAGGATATGGCCGAGACCCTGCAGGCTATTGGCTTGCGCCCTTTCGCACCGACGCAATCCTCCGATGGAGCGTATGACGGCGATTTCGCCATTCTGAACGCGCAGATGGCGCCGGTGGAACGGTATCGTGCCTATCTGGCCACCAGCGAAGGGCAGGTTCGGTGCGTGATCGGCACGCGTGCGGCGATGTATGCTCCGGTGGACGGCAATGCGTTGTTCTTCATACTCGACGACGTGTGCTATCAGGATGCCGATGGCATGATGCCATACGCCAACGCTCGTGGAGTGTTGCGGTTACGTGCGAAATCGCATAACGGCGTGTTCGTTGCGATGGCCAATGCGCGCAGCGTGCAAAGCCAGTGGGAGACCGATGCAGCGCACGTCAGAACCACTCAAGTCAGCGGTTTCAGCACTCCTATTCATGCGTTTCCTGCGGTGACCAAGGAGGCAAGTCCTTGGATTCGTTGGCTCAACCGCGATGAATTGGCGAGACTTGCGGATGCAACCATTGGAGCGCGCGTGCCGCACACCGCGGTGCGAGTGTTGTCGAAAGCGTTGGGAAGCGGCCCGGTGTTGTTGAGCATTCCGCAAGATGGCATCAGCGAGGCATTGAGCTGTGCGAAATGCCACCGCCAGGCGAGATGTTCGTATTGTACCGGGCCTTTGGAACGATTGTTGGACGGATCCGTGCGATGCCGCTGGTGTGGCTCCGCCACAGTGCAATGGGCGTGCCCTGCATGCCGGGGCGAGCGTATGCGAGTGGTTCGTGTCGGGGCCGCGGGAACCGCACAGGAACTGAGCCGGCTGTTTCGGGGCGTTCCCATTGTGCTTTCAACGCCAAGCCAGCCGCGTGGCATTGTTTCCGATATTGGATTTACGCCACAGCTGGTCATCGCCACTCCCGGTGCCGAACCCCGTGTGCGTGGGCGGAATCCTTCGGAGTGTGAATACCGTGCCGTGGCCATTCTTGACGCATGGACCAGCCTGTACGCGTTCGGTATCGACGCGGGCATAGACACGTTAACATCGTGGATGCGTGCGGTTTCGCTATGCGCGCCGCGAATTAGGGGAGGCCAGGCGCTGCTGATCGGAGAAACCGATCCTACGCTTGCCCAATCGTTGATGCTTTGGAATTCAACGCTGTTGGCGCAAACCGAGCTACAGGAACGTGAGCAGACGGCATTGCCCCCAGTGTTCGCCGCCGCCTGCGTGTGGGGTCGCCGTGACGCGGTGAAAGCCATGTTGGAACGGATTGGTGCATTGGGAGGGGGAGATATGTCTACCATCGAAACCGCCGAAGGCGTGCTGCCGTCCGTACTGGGGCCGGTGCCCATTCCACAGCCGCGAACCATTGATTCGCGTGAGTTGGAAGGCACCGCGGATCGTGTCAAGGCCGTGGTGCGTGTGCCGCAAAGCCGACGTGGCGAATTGGCGTTGCGTTTGCGTTCCGCCAGCGCCCTCCATGTGGCCGCTCGTGAGCCCGGTGAGCTGCGTTTCCAGCTTGATCCGAAGGAGCGGATCTGA